The genomic stretch CCGCCCTCAATTTTCTCGATCAGTTCTGGATCCTGGGTGCTCCACCCCAACCAGACCACGTTGCGGATTTCGCTTTGCGGAACCACCCACACTTCGCCGTCGGCGTTAATAAAGTCGTAGTCCGGATCGTCCTTGGGCAGCTCGAGTTTCGCGGCGTCGGACACCCGGAAGACGACGTCGTCAAGCTGACGCCACACAGGTTCGATCGCGGTGTCATCGCGCGCCATGAGGGTGAACGTGCCGTCAATAAACTTCGGGCCGAGGTCAATATGGCCCGCGGAAATCTCTACGGGATTGCCAGGCTCCACAATGTTCTCGTCAGATTCCACCACTTGCGTGAGCGCGGGATCCGCCTGCTCCGGATCGTTTTGCGTGGCAGCAGCACCGGGCACCAACCCGAACGCGGCCAGCGCGAGCGCGATAAGACCTGTGGTTAACTTTTTCATTCATTTTCTCCTTGGGATACACCGGTTCCGTCTGCCACAACGGGAATCGCGGTGTGCTGGGCCGGATCCCATGCTGGTAATCCGGCTGGATCAAGACAAGACTTCAGGGATCGCACGTTGTATTCGACCATCTGCTCGTACGTGGTCACATGCTGATCGAGCGTGTCCGAATAGATTGAACACACGTATTTACCGGTATCGTGAGCGATCGACACGAGCTCGCCCACATGTTTCATTGACGTCGGCTCTAAAAACACTCCGGCCGCTGGCGTAGACTGCAACGTTCGAGTCAAGTTGGTCAACTGCTGCACGGACGGTTCCAACGACGGGTTGGGGGCCACGAACCCAGCAATATCTAGGTCGTAGGCGCGTGCCAGGTAGCCGAACGAATCGTGTGCTGTGACGAGCGTGCGTTGACCGCGCGGGATCGAGCCGAGCACCATGCCCGCCCACGAATCGAGCGTCCGCAGGCGCTCAATATACGTATCGGCGTTTGCCGCATACGCGTTGGCGTTCGCCGGGTCCACCTTCGCCATCTCGTCCGCAATAACCTCCACGTAAGCGATCGCGTTGCCGACGTCGTGCCACAGGTGCGGATCAACCTCACCATGCACGTGCCGGCCGAGCACGGCCTGCGCCAAGATCCACGCTTCTTCACCCGGATCACCCAGGAACTCCCAGCTGCGATCCGGCACCACCGTGGTGGTCGTGTGCGGTACAGCGATCACCACGGACTGCGGATCCAGTGTCATCTGGTCGCCTTCCGGCGTGTCACCATACAGCGTCATCCCACCGTCGAGGTGGCCGGTGATGTCGAAGTGACCAGCGTCGATCACCCTTTTGCCGAGCGCATGCGGATCGACACCCACGGCGAACGTGATCGTCGCCTGCCCCAGCTCGCGGGACTCGCCGTCGGCGTCGGCGCCCTTCGCGTTGTACGCCGCGGTCATGTCCAGCTCGTAGACGCCCGGCTGGGTGAAGCCCCACGACATGTGCGTGTGTGCGTTCGTGGGAAGTTCGACGACGTCGGCCTCGTCGAAACCGTCGTAGCTCGCCATCCACGGGGTCGGCTGCCCGAACGTGCCCGTCGTAAACGCCGAAATCTCACCGGGCCCACGCGAATCCGTGGCCGCGATTGACACCGTCGAATCCGAAGCACGCCCATCGACGCGCAAGCCCAACCACACGGTGGATAGCGCCGCGTTTTCTACGAGCGGGATCTGGTAGCCGCCAAACTGGACGGCCTGCTCGCCGAGCGCCACGTGCGGGGCGCCGTCGGGCAGATTCGCGTCGATTGTGGAGATAAGCGAGCGTTCCTCCAGCATGAGCTGGTTCGAAAACGCGATGTCAGCATGAGTGATATCGCGCAACGTGGCCATCGACGGCTCGTACGTGTGCGGATCCGCACCAGGAGGTACCAGCGTGTGAATGTGTGCCTGCGGAGCAACATTACGCACTAGGTCAGCAATGATCGGGGTGGATGCCACGATGGTGGGCGCGGAGCCGCTGGCGCTGCCTGATGCAGCGCCAGCGCCACTCGCGGCACTCGTGACCGCGGGCTTGGCAATCACCATGCCCGATAATCCGATCGTTACTGCGGTGGCCACTGCGGCCAGTACCACCTGGCGGATCCGACTCATCACGCGCTATGCCACCGTTCTCGCGTTACGCCTACGCCTACGAATCACGAGCAGGCTGCCACCGGCAACAATCAGCACGACGGCCACCGTTGCCAAGCCAGCCACCGTGGAACCGGTGTGCGACAGCGGATCGCCAGAACCAGACGAACCGGCTACCTTATGACCCTCAGCCTGCAGCTGTGCGATCTGTTCAGGAGACAGCTCGCAGTCCTCTCCAGACGGGGTCTTGCCCACGTATTCCACGATCGACTCGCCCTTAGCGTTGGTCGCTCCACCGAACCAGAAGCGACCAACCGGCTGACCCAAATTACCCGACTCGAAGACCGCGAGCGCACCCGGCCCGGTCACTCCGGTCAGCGTCCAGGTCACAGCACCAGTGGTGTTGCGTAGCAGGTCAGGATGCTGGGTATTAGCTCCCACCCACGGAACGTTCGGTTCCTGCGTGGCTTGAATCATCCACACTTCCTGACCAGGAGACGCAATGAACTCGATACCGGCCGGAGCCTTCTTCTTTGCGGCATTGCCCAGCCCGAACGTCAGGCTCGCCGGACTAACCCAGCGCGCCGGCGAGTGGCGGTCATCCTTGATGAGCATTTGGATGCCGTTCGCAGTCGCCGTCGTACCAATATCGAAATGGCCGGAGTTCGCATTACCCGAACCGCCGACGATGAAGGTCAGCGTGCCATTCGTGCTCACGGTTCTCCCGGACTTCAGCTTCGCGGTTTGCGTGAGCGAGACCTTGTACGTGCCAGGCGCGGTGAACACCCAATTCGGGTGAACGTGCGTGTTGGCCGGAACAGTGTAGGAATCGCCAACCTTCGTGGTCACGCCACCTGATGCACCCTCGCGAACCACAGGGGTGGGGATACACGGTTCGATTTCCCCGTTGTTACCGCCACCGCCGCCTTGGCCGCCACCTTGGCCGCCTCCGCCGCCT from Trueperella bialowiezensis encodes the following:
- a CDS encoding anchored repeat ABC transporter, substrate-binding protein — encoded protein: MSRIRQVVLAAVATAVTIGLSGMVIAKPAVTSAASGAGAASGSASGSAPTIVASTPIIADLVRNVAPQAHIHTLVPPGADPHTYEPSMATLRDITHADIAFSNQLMLEERSLISTIDANLPDGAPHVALGEQAVQFGGYQIPLVENAALSTVWLGLRVDGRASDSTVSIAATDSRGPGEISAFTTGTFGQPTPWMASYDGFDEADVVELPTNAHTHMSWGFTQPGVYELDMTAAYNAKGADADGESRELGQATITFAVGVDPHALGKRVIDAGHFDITGHLDGGMTLYGDTPEGDQMTLDPQSVVIAVPHTTTTVVPDRSWEFLGDPGEEAWILAQAVLGRHVHGEVDPHLWHDVGNAIAYVEVIADEMAKVDPANANAYAANADTYIERLRTLDSWAGMVLGSIPRGQRTLVTAHDSFGYLARAYDLDIAGFVAPNPSLEPSVQQLTNLTRTLQSTPAAGVFLEPTSMKHVGELVSIAHDTGKYVCSIYSDTLDQHVTTYEQMVEYNVRSLKSCLDPAGLPAWDPAQHTAIPVVADGTGVSQGENE
- a CDS encoding choice-of-anchor M domain-containing protein, giving the protein MKTIREGGGLRPRTAVATYTGAAASTSGARAHRLLAGFVALIAMFAAVFSAALPAAATSEDSQDRPTVILTKGHTDAVTAVPNGPTISLVSKEDVTDPLGYVTYHNPDRIVFGVLDAASQSETAKLPEIGASGYFLPQTQDYNLLWPGWDSTKLGEIDATKTRFITEAVEGPGDIFVWQQSFAGIQPILDNGAYKMVAGTVNTHIEPAHQHGNWLFTKPGTYTLRVRAESETPRGTLVSDPATYTFAVGQQAIDEHTAKANTVKPEITQNETNQSNTPPPPPGNQQQRQQQQQQQQQQGGGGGQGGGQGGGGGNNGEIEPCIPTPVVREGASGGVTTKVGDSYTVPANTHVHPNWVFTAPGTYKVSLTQTAKLKSGRTVSTNGTLTFIVGGSGNANSGHFDIGTTATANGIQMLIKDDRHSPARWVSPASLTFGLGNAAKKKAPAGIEFIASPGQEVWMIQATQEPNVPWVGANTQHPDLLRNTTGAVTWTLTGVTGPGALAVFESGNLGQPVGRFWFGGATNAKGESIVEYVGKTPSGEDCELSPEQIAQLQAEGHKVAGSSGSGDPLSHTGSTVAGLATVAVVLIVAGGSLLVIRRRRRNARTVA